One Roseimaritima multifibrata DNA window includes the following coding sequences:
- a CDS encoding DUF1501 domain-containing protein, translating into MNPQRRILLKQGLGGFAGIALADLLQKEITASAASSPVLHHPPRVKRVVQLFMAGAASHVDTFDHKPYLTKHHGTPWDPGEKVELFQSTPGATMGSPWEFRPYGEHGKMLSDIVAPLGKVVDDIAFIHNVVGKTGVHSQGTLLQTTGFNLPGFPSAGSWVSYGLGSENDNLPSFVVLPDHRGLASNGAKNWASAFLPAEHQGTVIRPGSAKPIADLFPPEAATITANTEQAGRDALAKLNQQYADQRPEDGRLAARVHAYQLAAAMQLSATDALDVSDEPQYIQDLYGLSSQGPGVSDDQINVPAEKEFFGRKCLIARRLLERGVRFVQVWSGNDNGHPRRNWDSHENVKRDHEPLALGMAHGASALIQDLAQRGLLEDTLILWTTEFGRMPCSQGSLGRDHNPFVFTNWMCGGGIRPGTYGESDLWGYKPLDRGHKTEVYDIHATAMHLLGIDHTRLSVRHNGIDRRLTDVHGHVLTDLL; encoded by the coding sequence ATGAATCCACAACGACGCATTTTGTTGAAACAGGGATTAGGCGGATTCGCAGGAATTGCGCTCGCGGACCTTTTGCAAAAAGAGATCACCGCTTCGGCTGCCTCTTCACCGGTCTTGCATCATCCGCCTCGAGTCAAACGGGTCGTGCAATTGTTCATGGCAGGAGCCGCCAGTCACGTCGACACGTTTGATCACAAGCCCTACCTGACTAAACACCATGGCACGCCGTGGGATCCAGGCGAAAAGGTTGAACTGTTCCAAAGCACTCCCGGGGCAACCATGGGAAGCCCTTGGGAATTTCGCCCCTACGGCGAACATGGCAAAATGTTAAGTGACATCGTGGCCCCTTTGGGAAAAGTCGTCGATGACATCGCATTCATCCACAATGTTGTCGGCAAAACGGGTGTGCATAGCCAGGGAACGCTACTGCAAACAACCGGGTTCAACCTGCCTGGTTTCCCGAGCGCTGGGTCGTGGGTTTCGTATGGACTAGGAAGCGAAAACGATAACCTGCCTAGCTTTGTTGTCCTGCCAGACCACCGCGGATTGGCTTCCAACGGGGCAAAGAACTGGGCAAGTGCATTCCTACCTGCGGAGCATCAGGGGACCGTTATCCGTCCGGGAAGCGCGAAACCTATCGCCGATTTGTTTCCCCCCGAAGCGGCAACGATCACCGCCAATACCGAGCAAGCGGGACGCGATGCGTTGGCGAAACTGAATCAGCAGTACGCGGACCAGCGGCCCGAAGATGGACGCTTAGCCGCCCGAGTCCATGCCTATCAGTTGGCCGCCGCGATGCAGTTATCGGCTACCGATGCGTTGGACGTTTCGGATGAACCGCAATACATCCAAGACCTCTATGGATTGTCTTCGCAAGGCCCAGGGGTCTCGGACGATCAAATCAACGTCCCGGCGGAAAAGGAATTCTTTGGGCGCAAATGCTTGATCGCCAGGCGACTGCTGGAGCGAGGCGTCCGATTTGTGCAGGTATGGAGTGGCAACGACAACGGGCATCCACGGCGCAACTGGGACAGTCACGAAAATGTTAAACGCGACCACGAACCGCTTGCGCTGGGAATGGCGCATGGTGCTTCAGCGCTGATTCAAGACCTTGCACAACGAGGACTGCTGGAAGACACGCTTATCCTGTGGACCACCGAATTTGGGCGAATGCCTTGTTCGCAGGGAAGCCTCGGACGGGACCATAATCCGTTTGTGTTTACCAACTGGATGTGCGGCGGGGGGATTCGCCCCGGGACCTACGGTGAGAGCGATCTATGGGGATACAAGCCGCTCGACCGCGGTCACAAAACCGAGGTCTACGACATCCATGCAACGGCGATGCATCTGCTGGGCATCGACCATACTCGACTGTCCGTCCGCCACAACGGAATCGATCGTCGCTTGACCGATGTCCACGGGCATGTCCTGACCGACCTACTGTAA
- a CDS encoding DUF1549 domain-containing protein produces the protein MHLSRYRWSTVGLLTICCVLTLPEQSHAQKVSFLESVAPLLQNRCLQCHNDSVTEGGLSLATSQDLVDGGYVQPGSPDESDLISLVTPHGARAEMPKDERPLTGEQIKTLAQWIEEGATWPSDVVLTDPVVSDLDWWSLKPLTRPALPAGNQTTHPVDNFVQAGYTKQGLSPVQTASPENLVRRIYYDLTGLPPTGDEVAAFLQESKTDPEAAWLTLVDRLLASDNFGEKFAHHWLDLARYAETHGYDKDKLRTNAWPYRDYVIASFNADKPYSRFVQEQVAGDVLFPGTPDGIVGLGFLAAGPWDFIGHVEVGEGKQDGRIAKHLDRDEMLAACFNVFMSTTIQCAQCHNHKFDPLSMQDYYEGHAIFAAVDRADRLYTGLSPDQLQERDSLVAELAALKSESNRLAAEAKSRLAPLVADLDPKIKALRDQFGQQPPAQHGYHSQVSKSNAEAKWIQIDFGDVVSIDKIRLRAAFDNYNQIGGGFGFPIRYRVEGSQDPLFQDATVRLLHDASTSDQPNPGLKPVEIAGEGVPVRYLRVTATKLAERKNDFIFALAELEFDIDRDVKTSGGTDDQKLPTAPSITALDSIESGERWRQINLVDGIYYQELRDASAQQELWRLLEQRDQFVQQVRDPQAELRQTEIQKQAKTLEAKIGQFPEGEFVYAASTQFSPAGQFRSTGGAPRAIHLLHRGDIGSPGDLMHPDGPILWGEASWPFQGIAVTDEQAARGAFAEYLTSPENPLTWRAIANRLVQWTFGKPLVGTPNDFGRMGMLPSHPELLDFLAATLRDDPNHSLKSIIRLLVTSQTYRLAATTDEANADLDADNRYLWQAHRRRLSAEELRDSMLALAGVLQIDQRGGASFQDFVIEKPQHSPHYEYHLHDPLDPRSHRRSIYRFVVRSQPQPMLTTLDCADPSISVPMRDESTTALQALTQWNSQLSIAMADQFAVRLKALDFPTEQAAVQWACQQAWGRAPTEEDLAVLVPLLKVHGGSALGRVLMNSSPFTYIE, from the coding sequence GTGCATCTATCACGCTACCGATGGTCGACCGTCGGACTGCTTACGATTTGCTGTGTGTTGACGTTGCCAGAGCAGTCGCATGCTCAAAAAGTTTCTTTCTTGGAATCAGTTGCTCCGCTACTTCAGAACCGATGTCTGCAGTGCCACAATGATTCGGTTACAGAGGGAGGCCTGTCGCTGGCAACTTCACAGGACCTTGTCGACGGTGGTTACGTCCAGCCAGGTTCGCCGGATGAAAGTGATTTAATTTCGCTTGTCACTCCCCACGGCGCACGAGCGGAAATGCCGAAGGATGAACGCCCCCTGACCGGCGAACAGATAAAAACCCTTGCTCAGTGGATCGAGGAAGGAGCGACCTGGCCGTCAGACGTTGTCCTGACCGATCCGGTTGTGAGCGATTTGGATTGGTGGTCCTTGAAACCTTTGACCCGTCCCGCTTTGCCGGCAGGCAACCAAACCACTCATCCAGTCGATAATTTCGTGCAGGCGGGTTACACCAAACAGGGGCTGTCTCCTGTGCAAACAGCCTCTCCTGAGAATTTGGTACGGCGAATCTATTACGACTTAACCGGATTGCCACCGACGGGCGATGAAGTGGCTGCATTCTTACAGGAGAGCAAGACAGATCCCGAAGCCGCTTGGCTGACATTGGTCGATCGCCTGTTAGCGTCGGATAATTTCGGGGAGAAATTTGCACATCATTGGCTGGATCTGGCTCGATACGCAGAAACCCATGGGTACGACAAAGATAAACTCCGGACCAACGCCTGGCCGTATCGCGACTACGTGATTGCCAGTTTCAACGCCGACAAACCCTATTCGCGTTTTGTCCAAGAACAGGTTGCCGGCGACGTTCTGTTCCCAGGAACGCCTGACGGAATTGTCGGCCTTGGTTTTTTGGCGGCGGGACCTTGGGATTTTATTGGTCACGTCGAAGTCGGTGAAGGGAAACAGGACGGGCGGATCGCCAAGCATCTAGATCGAGACGAAATGCTGGCGGCCTGCTTCAATGTCTTCATGAGCACGACCATCCAATGTGCCCAATGCCACAATCATAAATTTGATCCGCTATCGATGCAGGATTACTACGAAGGGCATGCGATTTTTGCAGCGGTCGATCGAGCCGATCGCTTGTACACGGGACTTTCCCCCGACCAGCTTCAGGAAAGGGATTCGTTGGTCGCAGAACTGGCCGCATTGAAATCGGAATCGAATCGCTTGGCGGCGGAAGCGAAGTCTCGACTGGCCCCCTTGGTTGCCGATCTAGATCCAAAAATCAAAGCCCTGCGAGACCAATTCGGTCAGCAACCACCCGCACAGCATGGGTACCACAGTCAGGTTTCGAAATCGAACGCCGAGGCAAAATGGATCCAAATCGATTTTGGCGACGTGGTTTCAATCGACAAAATTCGATTGCGTGCCGCATTTGACAATTACAACCAGATCGGAGGCGGCTTCGGATTCCCGATCCGCTATCGCGTCGAAGGCTCCCAAGATCCACTGTTTCAGGATGCGACCGTCCGCCTCCTTCACGACGCCTCCACATCCGACCAGCCGAACCCTGGATTGAAGCCTGTTGAAATTGCCGGCGAGGGAGTCCCCGTCCGTTACCTGCGAGTGACCGCCACGAAACTTGCAGAACGAAAAAACGACTTCATCTTCGCCCTTGCCGAACTGGAGTTCGATATCGACCGCGACGTCAAAACGTCCGGCGGAACCGACGATCAAAAGCTACCCACGGCTCCTTCGATCACGGCACTCGATTCGATTGAATCGGGGGAACGCTGGCGGCAAATCAATTTGGTGGATGGGATCTACTACCAAGAACTGCGAGACGCTTCGGCCCAGCAAGAACTTTGGCGGTTGCTCGAGCAACGCGACCAATTCGTCCAACAGGTCCGCGATCCTCAAGCGGAACTCCGGCAAACAGAAATTCAAAAACAGGCCAAAACGTTAGAAGCAAAAATCGGACAGTTTCCAGAAGGCGAATTTGTCTACGCAGCTTCCACTCAATTTTCGCCTGCCGGACAATTTCGATCGACCGGTGGTGCCCCTCGCGCAATCCACTTATTGCATCGCGGCGACATTGGTTCCCCTGGAGACCTGATGCACCCTGATGGACCGATCCTCTGGGGCGAAGCATCCTGGCCGTTTCAAGGGATCGCTGTTACGGATGAACAAGCCGCACGCGGTGCGTTTGCAGAGTACCTAACTTCGCCGGAAAACCCATTAACCTGGCGTGCGATCGCCAATCGATTGGTGCAGTGGACCTTCGGCAAACCACTGGTGGGGACTCCGAACGATTTCGGCAGGATGGGGATGCTGCCCTCGCATCCCGAACTTCTCGATTTCCTTGCGGCCACGCTCCGAGATGATCCGAACCACTCCTTAAAATCAATCATTCGCTTGCTTGTGACCAGCCAAACCTATCGCTTGGCGGCCACCACTGACGAAGCCAACGCCGACTTGGATGCCGACAATCGTTATCTCTGGCAGGCCCATCGACGCCGACTGAGTGCCGAAGAGCTGCGTGATTCGATGTTGGCGTTGGCCGGAGTTCTACAGATCGATCAACGGGGCGGGGCAAGTTTCCAAGATTTTGTCATCGAGAAACCTCAACATTCGCCTCACTACGAATACCACCTGCATGACCCGCTGGACCCGCGGTCACACCGCCGCAGTATTTACCGCTTTGTCGTCCGCTCCCAGCCTCAGCCGATGCTGACCACGCTGGACTGTGCCGACCCATCGATTAGCGTCCCGATGCGAGACGAATCGACCACAGCGTTGCAAGCGTTGACGCAGTGGAACAGCCAACTTTCGATTGCGATGGCAGACCAGTTTGCAGTCCGCCTAAAAGCGTTGGACTTTCCCACCGAACAAGCGGCCGTTCAGTGGGCCTGCCAACAAGCATGGGGACGCGCACCAACAGAAGAAGACCTTGCGGTGCTGGTCCCTCTTTTGAAAGTTCACGGCGGTTCGGCACTCGGCCGTGTGTTAATGAACTCCAGTCCGTTTACCTACATTGAATAG
- a CDS encoding Gfo/Idh/MocA family oxidoreductase: protein MTQRIAVIGAGHLGKIHARLIRQVDGAELVAVVDPSESARQTAAEQLDVSVAADVDAILSDFDAAIIASPTPYHAATAAKLLRAGKHLLVEKPLTTGTEDAFELVQLARENRCTLQVGHVERFNPVWTAAQEILQKPKYIEAVRASRFPGRCLDVGVVMDLMIHDIDLVLSLTDAPLRSVHASGISMVSDHEDLAEARLTFECGLVANLKASRVSPTPSRDMQVFSESGFTAIDFGGSLTTLRPNPAILSREFQLSEETDNPMGFSDQLFSEWLPVETPEIVPRNAILDELHDFVICCDTGATPTVSGLAGARAVQTATAVLAAIDARQWTADQTPDSVGPFATPKESIAATSRRIHDQRRAA from the coding sequence GTGACACAACGCATCGCGGTTATCGGCGCAGGACATCTTGGCAAAATCCATGCTCGCTTAATCCGCCAAGTGGATGGCGCGGAATTGGTTGCCGTCGTCGACCCTTCGGAATCGGCTCGCCAAACCGCGGCGGAACAACTGGACGTTTCGGTTGCTGCCGACGTCGATGCGATCCTCTCCGATTTCGATGCCGCGATCATTGCTTCGCCAACTCCCTACCACGCAGCGACCGCCGCAAAGCTTCTGCGAGCCGGAAAACATCTGTTGGTCGAGAAACCGTTGACGACCGGAACAGAGGATGCCTTTGAACTGGTGCAGCTTGCTCGAGAAAATCGATGCACCTTGCAGGTAGGCCATGTCGAACGGTTCAATCCGGTTTGGACTGCCGCTCAAGAAATTCTTCAAAAGCCCAAATACATCGAAGCGGTTCGAGCAAGCCGTTTCCCTGGACGCTGCTTAGATGTTGGCGTCGTGATGGATTTGATGATCCATGACATCGACTTGGTTTTGTCTCTGACCGACGCCCCTCTTCGCTCCGTTCACGCAAGCGGAATTTCCATGGTATCGGACCATGAAGACCTTGCCGAAGCGCGACTGACTTTTGAATGCGGATTGGTTGCAAACCTAAAAGCTTCACGCGTCAGCCCCACCCCATCCCGAGACATGCAGGTCTTCAGCGAATCAGGGTTCACCGCAATCGACTTTGGCGGTTCGCTGACAACGCTCCGGCCAAACCCAGCGATCCTCTCTCGCGAATTCCAATTGTCTGAAGAAACCGACAACCCAATGGGATTCAGCGATCAATTGTTCAGCGAATGGTTGCCGGTAGAGACTCCGGAAATCGTCCCACGAAACGCGATCCTAGACGAATTGCACGACTTTGTAATCTGCTGCGACACCGGGGCCACGCCCACGGTAAGCGGATTGGCAGGCGCTCGAGCGGTCCAAACCGCCACCGCCGTTTTGGCTGCAATCGATGCCCGTCAATGGACGGCGGACCAAACGCCCGATTCAGTCGGTCCATTTGCCACTCCAAAGGAATCGATCGCCGCCACAAGTCGCCGAATCCACGATCAACGACGAGCCGCGTAA
- the lpxA gene encoding acyl-ACP--UDP-N-acetylglucosamine O-acyltransferase encodes MSVNIAATAAVDPRAEIHPGVEIGHYCVIGPNVKLGRGCVLANHVTITGNTTIGEDNQFFQGAVIGEAPQDLSYRGEPTKVLIGNKNIFRESVTVNRATTKEQGITQVGNNCFLMAGSHVAHDCSVGDRVVMANNVMLGGHSHIHDDVTISGGVGVSQFASIGSFCFVGAMSRVLHDVPPYMLAEGGPAHPRCVNIVALKRNNFSAEDIKVLQNAFKLLYRSKVGKEQAAELLLSTGPIRPVLKHVFDFLDHSRGGRHGRGRDRRRAA; translated from the coding sequence ATGAGCGTCAACATTGCCGCAACTGCCGCTGTCGACCCGCGGGCCGAAATTCATCCGGGGGTTGAGATCGGCCATTACTGTGTGATCGGGCCTAACGTCAAACTGGGCCGCGGATGCGTTCTGGCGAACCATGTAACGATTACCGGCAACACCACCATCGGGGAAGACAATCAATTCTTCCAAGGTGCGGTGATCGGTGAAGCGCCACAGGACCTTAGCTACCGAGGGGAACCCACAAAGGTTCTGATCGGTAACAAGAATATTTTCCGCGAATCGGTAACCGTAAACCGAGCGACGACCAAAGAGCAGGGCATCACGCAGGTTGGCAACAACTGCTTCTTGATGGCTGGTTCTCACGTCGCGCACGACTGTAGCGTTGGCGACCGTGTCGTGATGGCAAACAACGTCATGCTGGGTGGGCATTCGCACATCCACGACGATGTCACCATCAGCGGCGGCGTTGGCGTTTCCCAGTTCGCGTCGATCGGATCGTTCTGCTTCGTCGGTGCGATGTCCCGAGTCCTCCACGATGTGCCTCCCTACATGCTGGCCGAAGGCGGACCGGCGCACCCACGATGTGTGAATATCGTGGCACTCAAACGAAACAATTTCTCGGCCGAGGATATCAAAGTCCTCCAAAACGCCTTCAAACTGCTTTACCGATCCAAAGTTGGTAAAGAACAAGCCGCCGAACTACTGCTTAGCACAGGTCCCATTCGGCCGGTCCTAAAACATGTCTTCGATTTTCTTGATCACTCACGCGGTGGACGTCATGGACGTGGCCGCGATCGTAGGAGAGCAGCGTGA
- the lpxC gene encoding UDP-3-O-acyl-N-acetylglucosamine deacetylase, whose product MRQRNEHTIAHDCQVQGLGYWSGIPVCVRMLPASLGTGIRMVRTDLEGAPILEANVLTRQNQELRTTLSEGTACFQMVEHLMAALYALEIDNCIIEIDAEELPGLDGSAAAYVDALRSAGLVIQAAARPQLVVDRTVRVGNAASWIEVSPSPDNNAHYEYQLDYGPECPIRPQTYRTTLRVDSFCREVAPARTFVTADQAEQLREAGVAKHVTNKDLLVFDDDGPVDNLLRFKDECARHKLLDMVGDLALVGCDVIGTFVSHRGGHSLNAKLASKLLKLAETSLEIGNSRAA is encoded by the coding sequence ATGCGACAACGAAACGAACACACAATCGCGCATGATTGCCAAGTCCAAGGCCTCGGGTACTGGAGTGGAATCCCGGTTTGCGTGCGAATGCTGCCCGCATCCCTCGGGACAGGTATCCGGATGGTTCGCACCGACCTAGAAGGTGCTCCGATCCTGGAAGCGAACGTACTGACACGTCAAAATCAAGAACTTCGAACCACCCTATCGGAAGGGACCGCCTGCTTTCAAATGGTGGAACATTTGATGGCCGCCCTGTACGCCCTTGAAATTGACAACTGCATTATCGAAATAGACGCAGAAGAATTGCCCGGACTGGATGGCTCCGCTGCAGCGTATGTCGATGCACTACGCTCCGCCGGCTTGGTGATCCAAGCCGCTGCTCGGCCACAGTTGGTCGTGGACCGAACGGTTCGCGTTGGCAACGCCGCCAGCTGGATCGAAGTATCCCCTTCGCCAGACAATAACGCACATTACGAATACCAGTTGGATTACGGCCCTGAATGCCCGATCCGCCCACAGACTTACCGGACCACTTTGCGAGTCGATTCATTCTGCCGCGAAGTTGCTCCGGCGAGAACGTTTGTGACCGCCGACCAGGCTGAGCAGTTACGCGAAGCGGGTGTTGCGAAACATGTAACGAACAAAGATTTATTAGTCTTTGATGATGACGGACCTGTCGACAATTTGTTAAGGTTCAAAGATGAGTGTGCCAGACACAAACTATTGGATATGGTTGGTGACCTAGCACTGGTAGGATGCGATGTGATTGGAACCTTCGTATCCCACCGCGGCGGACATTCCCTGAACGCCAAACTAGCAAGTAAACTACTGAAGTTGGCCGAGACTAGCCTTGAAATTGGCAACTCTCGAGCCGCTTAA
- a CDS encoding OmpH family outer membrane protein — MRISKSVAFVLSCLAIGAVAPVTAQAQAPAAAAATTGGHRVAVVDVARIFKESPAIKSQVEAVENELKTYDATLAGKRDALKAEVEKLKVNNVGSPEYTAQEEKVAEMESKLRLEMARKRKELSDAEARIYFENYQSIAEAVKYLASYNKINLVLRYNSEEMDMAKGESVIRGVMKNIVYHEPSLDMTDLVMQYLNSRVANKR, encoded by the coding sequence GTGCGAATCTCGAAATCAGTAGCTTTTGTTTTAAGTTGTTTGGCGATTGGAGCAGTGGCCCCGGTCACTGCCCAGGCTCAGGCCCCCGCAGCAGCCGCAGCAACTACCGGCGGCCATCGTGTTGCCGTCGTAGATGTCGCACGAATTTTCAAAGAATCCCCGGCGATCAAAAGCCAAGTGGAAGCCGTTGAAAATGAACTGAAGACTTACGATGCAACCCTCGCGGGCAAACGCGACGCCCTGAAGGCTGAAGTTGAAAAACTGAAGGTCAACAACGTGGGCTCCCCTGAGTACACCGCTCAGGAAGAAAAAGTCGCCGAGATGGAATCGAAGCTTCGTCTAGAAATGGCTCGCAAACGTAAAGAACTGTCCGATGCCGAAGCACGGATCTACTTTGAAAATTACCAGAGCATCGCTGAAGCGGTCAAATACTTGGCCAGCTACAACAAGATCAACTTGGTCTTGCGTTACAACAGCGAAGAAATGGACATGGCCAAAGGCGAATCGGTTATCCGTGGCGTGATGAAAAACATCGTCTACCACGAACCTTCGTTGGACATGACCGACTTGGTCATGCAGTATCTGAATTCGCGAGTAGCTAACAAACGTTAG
- a CDS encoding M28 family peptidase — MLFTGQSIRTVSRFSATPLGFFAGFIVILGGPTLGYSQAVDAPEIAAPAADISPLTDGDAFSRLQTDMFYLADDERTGRGPGTPGLDQAAEYIANVFRDAGLKTDLIDGQPFQPFQIELGAEATDEANNYVLVTDSKGPPQRYALDVGMRPLALGASGEANGRLVFVGYGISAPELNYDDFAGVDIEGAIVMLIRKAPTTPDKKGPFDAKQNARHTYFSTKVQAAVQRGAAGVLIVNDPASGAAQRRRLQQRVAAEQERIDTIDKNIADAPAGLTKVISRLQETREVSVKQIKQLETELALAENALLQVGEAGGLKDPVSAPVISFSRKAASQMLKESLGSDLETIEQEIGSTHQPQSREIPDLELKVKTEIRDSKITTSNVLATLPGRGPLANETVVIGAHYDHVGMGGNGSLAPGTIAVHNGADDNGSGTVTLLEVARRMRAEFAESESHRRILFIAFSGEERGLLGSKFYIANPVFPLQDTVAMINLDMVGRLKDNEVTVYGTGTAMEFDGLLDRINEKSQFNLTRVASGYGPSDHSSFYQAKIPVLFYFTGLHNDYHRPSDDFDKIDFGGLVRITDTVLSTAKFLATGTRPTYQSTEPGAKITRQLTVHLGIRMQNGDNFVRIAEVAPSSPAERAGLRSGDIVTQMDGKPIKHSDEILAALRNKNPADLMTVAVKRGADVQKFRVLLGQRE, encoded by the coding sequence GTGCTCTTTACTGGACAATCTATCCGCACTGTCAGTCGCTTCAGCGCGACGCCATTAGGCTTTTTTGCGGGGTTCATTGTAATCCTCGGGGGACCAACGCTTGGATATTCTCAAGCGGTTGATGCCCCTGAAATCGCTGCCCCCGCTGCGGACATCAGCCCGCTGACGGATGGCGATGCGTTCTCTCGCCTGCAGACCGACATGTTCTATTTGGCGGACGACGAAAGAACCGGACGCGGTCCTGGAACCCCCGGGCTTGACCAGGCAGCGGAATACATTGCCAACGTGTTTCGGGATGCGGGTCTGAAGACGGACCTGATCGACGGGCAGCCCTTTCAGCCATTCCAGATCGAACTGGGCGCTGAAGCGACCGACGAAGCGAACAACTATGTACTGGTAACCGACTCGAAAGGTCCCCCCCAGCGATACGCCTTGGACGTCGGAATGCGTCCGCTTGCTTTGGGCGCTTCCGGCGAAGCTAACGGCCGCTTGGTTTTTGTGGGCTACGGAATCTCCGCCCCCGAATTGAACTACGACGATTTCGCCGGTGTCGACATCGAAGGGGCGATCGTCATGTTGATTCGCAAAGCCCCGACCACCCCCGATAAAAAGGGACCGTTTGATGCGAAGCAGAACGCTCGCCACACCTACTTTTCCACCAAAGTTCAAGCTGCCGTCCAGCGCGGCGCTGCCGGCGTCCTGATCGTCAATGATCCCGCATCCGGTGCCGCCCAACGACGGCGGCTTCAACAGCGGGTCGCGGCCGAACAGGAACGGATCGATACGATCGACAAAAATATCGCCGATGCCCCTGCAGGTCTCACCAAGGTGATCTCCAGACTACAGGAGACCAGAGAGGTGTCGGTCAAGCAGATCAAACAGCTGGAAACGGAACTCGCTTTGGCGGAAAACGCTTTGCTACAGGTCGGAGAGGCGGGAGGCCTGAAAGATCCGGTTTCGGCCCCCGTCATCAGTTTCTCGCGAAAAGCCGCTAGCCAGATGCTAAAGGAATCGCTCGGATCCGATCTGGAAACCATCGAACAAGAGATCGGTTCGACTCATCAGCCACAAAGCCGCGAAATACCCGACTTAGAACTAAAAGTAAAAACCGAGATTCGCGACTCTAAAATCACGACGTCCAATGTGTTGGCCACGCTGCCAGGCCGCGGCCCTCTGGCCAACGAAACGGTTGTGATCGGAGCTCACTATGACCACGTGGGAATGGGCGGCAATGGCTCACTTGCGCCGGGGACGATCGCCGTCCACAACGGAGCCGACGACAACGGCAGTGGAACCGTAACGCTACTGGAAGTCGCCCGCCGTATGCGGGCGGAGTTCGCCGAGTCCGAATCCCACCGCAGGATTCTGTTCATTGCCTTTAGCGGTGAAGAGCGAGGACTGCTAGGAAGTAAGTTCTATATTGCAAACCCGGTTTTCCCTTTGCAAGATACCGTCGCAATGATCAATTTAGACATGGTCGGCCGGCTAAAAGACAATGAAGTCACCGTCTATGGAACCGGAACCGCCATGGAATTCGACGGTTTGCTGGACCGGATCAATGAGAAATCGCAATTCAACCTGACCCGAGTTGCTAGCGGATACGGTCCCAGTGACCACTCATCTTTTTATCAGGCAAAAATCCCGGTTTTGTTCTACTTTACGGGGCTGCACAACGATTATCACCGTCCTTCTGACGATTTCGACAAAATCGATTTTGGCGGACTAGTCCGAATAACCGATACAGTACTTAGCACTGCTAAATTCCTCGCAACTGGAACTCGTCCGACCTACCAATCGACCGAGCCTGGGGCCAAGATTACCCGTCAATTGACAGTTCATCTTGGTATTCGCATGCAAAACGGAGACAACTTCGTTCGCATCGCGGAAGTGGCCCCTTCCAGTCCCGCGGAACGAGCCGGGCTAAGAAGTGGAGACATTGTGACGCAGATGGATGGAAAACCGATCAAGCATTCCGACGAAATATTGGCGGCCCTACGCAATAAAAATCCTGCAGACCTGATGACGGTCGCAGTCAAACGAGGGGCAGACGTCCAAAAGTTCCGTGTTTTACTTGGTCAACGCGAATAA